Proteins co-encoded in one Streptomyces roseochromogenus subsp. oscitans DS 12.976 genomic window:
- a CDS encoding VOC family protein: MNITHASFVTLPVTDQDRALRFYRDVLGFEVTADLQMPPGRWLQVAPKGAQTVFTLSGPGMGDFEPGAARGIMLVTTDVDADCARLAAAGTPVQGPDDLPWGRMASFTDPDGNGLMLLTEKEGF; the protein is encoded by the coding sequence ATGAACATCACTCATGCCTCCTTCGTCACCCTCCCCGTCACCGACCAGGACCGTGCCCTGCGCTTCTACCGGGACGTCCTCGGCTTCGAGGTCACCGCCGATCTGCAGATGCCGCCGGGCCGGTGGCTCCAGGTGGCGCCGAAGGGCGCGCAGACCGTCTTCACTCTCTCGGGGCCGGGCATGGGGGATTTCGAGCCCGGCGCGGCACGGGGGATCATGTTGGTGACGACCGATGTCGACGCCGACTGTGCGCGGCTCGCCGCGGCCGGGACTCCCGTACAGGGACCTGACGACCTCCCCTGGGGGCGCATGGCCTCCTTCACGGACCCCGACGGCAACGGTCTGATGCTGCTGACGGAGAAGGAAGGCTTCTGA
- the rpsR gene encoding 30S ribosomal protein S18 — translation MSRKNDRKPAHNRPSPLDQAGITYIDYKDTDLLRKFISDRGKIRSRRVTRVTARQQRLLARAVKNARELALLPYSSR, via the coding sequence ATGTCCCGCAAGAACGACCGCAAGCCCGCCCACAACCGCCCCAGCCCCCTGGACCAGGCCGGGATCACCTACATCGACTACAAGGACACCGACCTGCTGCGAAAGTTCATCTCCGACCGCGGCAAGATCCGCAGCCGCCGGGTCACCCGGGTCACCGCCCGGCAGCAGCGGCTGCTGGCACGGGCCGTCAAGAACGCGCGCGAGTTGGCACTGCTGCCGTACTCCAGCCGCTGA
- a CDS encoding GTP-binding protein: MSLAVAVVGGLHAEARKAAVDRLLADVPGSVVLHHDLATATAGTVVRTVRDRGGILSAGETPLVNDCACCALREDLVPELRRLADDGTTRLAIVELWDSVEPKAMAEVVASGGLTVTSVITAVDPALVLPYLGNGDDLAEAGLAAAPTDQRTIADTFARQLEYAPVLAVADSPEADGEDRELLAQLHPTARQVPIGHGGLAGATPASTTPTGTTPADATPTDARSMGATPTEATSAAAGPAPDRPAPAPDRPAPAPDRPAPTPDPAPPPDSAPAPEPEPAPARAPKPPAPESSAPESPALKPLGPAPVALGPLAQAALAGFDVEAAAAAQHPACARLPAEADNHGVSTLVWHRRRPFHPERLYAALEDLTCAAARSRGRFWLADRPDTLLHWDAAGGALCVESAGPWLAALPDAAWDMVPPVRRAAAALDWHPEHGDCCNHLVFTSPGLDRDGLAHLLESCLLTDTEYAAGRDAWKRLPPAFDALLET; the protein is encoded by the coding sequence ATGAGCCTCGCCGTGGCCGTCGTGGGCGGGCTGCACGCCGAGGCCCGCAAGGCGGCGGTCGACCGGTTGCTCGCCGACGTTCCCGGCAGCGTCGTACTCCACCACGACCTGGCGACGGCCACCGCCGGCACAGTCGTCCGTACGGTCCGCGACCGCGGCGGCATCCTGTCCGCGGGCGAGACGCCCCTGGTCAACGACTGTGCTTGCTGCGCACTGCGCGAGGACCTGGTGCCCGAGCTGCGCAGGCTGGCCGACGACGGCACGACCCGGCTCGCGATCGTCGAGCTGTGGGACTCGGTCGAGCCCAAGGCGATGGCCGAGGTGGTCGCGTCCGGCGGGCTGACCGTCACCTCTGTGATCACCGCCGTGGACCCGGCGCTGGTGCTGCCGTACCTCGGCAACGGCGACGACCTCGCCGAGGCCGGTCTCGCGGCGGCGCCCACCGACCAGCGCACGATCGCCGACACCTTCGCCCGACAGCTGGAGTACGCCCCCGTCCTCGCCGTCGCCGACTCCCCGGAGGCGGACGGCGAGGACCGCGAGCTGCTGGCGCAGCTCCACCCGACGGCCCGCCAGGTTCCGATCGGCCACGGTGGCCTGGCGGGCGCCACGCCCGCGAGCACCACGCCCACGGGCACCACGCCCGCGGACGCCACGCCCACGGACGCGAGGTCCATGGGCGCCACACCCACGGAGGCGACATCAGCAGCGGCCGGACCTGCACCGGACCGGCCGGCTCCCGCACCGGACCGGCCGGCTCCCGCACCGGACCGGCCGGCTCCCACACCAGACCCCGCACCCCCGCCAGATTCCGCACCTGCACCGGAACCGGAACCCGCACCTGCACGTGCGCCCAAACCCCCCGCGCCGGAATCCTCCGCACCGGAATCGCCCGCGCTGAAACCCCTCGGGCCCGCCCCCGTGGCGCTCGGCCCGCTGGCCCAGGCCGCCCTCGCCGGTTTCGACGTGGAGGCCGCCGCGGCGGCCCAGCACCCGGCCTGTGCCCGGCTGCCCGCCGAGGCCGACAACCACGGCGTGTCAACCCTGGTCTGGCACCGCCGCCGGCCCTTCCATCCGGAGCGGCTGTACGCGGCGCTGGAGGACCTGACCTGCGCCGCGGCCCGTAGCCGGGGCCGGTTCTGGCTCGCCGACAGGCCGGACACGCTGCTGCACTGGGACGCGGCCGGCGGGGCGCTGTGCGTGGAGAGCGCCGGGCCGTGGCTGGCCGCGCTGCCCGACGCGGCCTGGGACATGGTCCCGCCGGTGCGCCGGGCCGCCGCCGCGCTGGACTGGCACCCCGAACACGGCGACTGCTGCAACCACCTCGTGTTCACCTCGCCCGGCCTCGACCGTGACGGACTGGCGCACCTCCTGGAGTCCTGCCTGCTCACCGACACCGAGTACGCCGCCGGGCGCGATGCCTGGAAGCGGCTGCCGCCCGCCTTCGACGCCCTGCTGGAGACCTGA
- a CDS encoding type B 50S ribosomal protein L31 yields MRKGIHPEYGPVVFRDRAANHAFLTRSTLAAVPTDKTIEWEDGNTYPVVDVEISNVSHPFYTGTARVLDTAGRVERFERRYGKRGGA; encoded by the coding sequence ATGCGCAAGGGAATCCACCCGGAGTACGGCCCCGTCGTGTTCCGTGACCGTGCCGCGAACCACGCCTTCCTCACCCGCTCGACGCTTGCGGCCGTGCCGACCGACAAGACGATCGAGTGGGAGGACGGCAACACCTACCCGGTGGTCGACGTCGAGATCTCGAACGTCAGCCACCCCTTCTACACCGGCACCGCGCGCGTGCTGGACACCGCCGGGCGCGTGGAGCGCTTCGAGCGCCGGTACGGCAAGCGGGGCGGGGCATGA
- the rpmG gene encoding 50S ribosomal protein L33, whose protein sequence is MARNELRPVIKLRSTAGTGYTYVTRKNRRNDPDRMTLRKYDPVVGRHVDFREER, encoded by the coding sequence ATGGCACGCAACGAACTCCGTCCGGTCATCAAGCTCCGGTCCACAGCCGGGACCGGCTACACCTACGTGACCCGCAAGAACCGCCGCAACGACCCGGACCGCATGACGCTGCGCAAGTACGACCCGGTCGTCGGCCGGCACGTCGACTTCCGAGAGGAGCGCTGA
- the rpmB gene encoding 50S ribosomal protein L28 yields MSAHCMLTGARPGFGNRISHSHRRTSRRFDPNIQSRRYWLPSESRYVRLRLSAKGIKTVDAIGVEAAVARIRARGVRV; encoded by the coding sequence ATGTCCGCACACTGCATGCTCACCGGGGCCCGGCCGGGCTTCGGGAACCGCATCTCGCACTCCCACCGGCGCACCTCCCGCCGTTTCGACCCGAACATCCAGAGCAGGCGCTACTGGCTGCCCAGCGAGAGCCGGTACGTCCGGCTGCGGCTGAGCGCGAAGGGGATCAAGACCGTGGACGCGATCGGCGTCGAGGCGGCCGTGGCCCGGATCCGCGCCCGGGGGGTGCGGGTCTGA
- the rpsN gene encoding 30S ribosomal protein S14, with amino-acid sequence MAKKSKIAKNDQRREIVARYAARRAELKEIIRRPSSSAEERLTAQRELRRQPRDASATRVRNRDQVDGRPRGYLRAFGLSRVNLRDQAHNGFLPGVRKSSW; translated from the coding sequence ATGGCGAAGAAGAGCAAGATCGCGAAGAACGATCAGCGCAGGGAGATCGTCGCCCGGTACGCCGCCCGGCGCGCCGAGCTGAAGGAGATCATCCGGCGACCCTCGTCCTCGGCGGAGGAACGGCTCACCGCCCAGCGCGAGTTGCGCAGGCAGCCACGGGACGCGAGCGCCACGCGCGTGCGCAACCGCGACCAGGTGGACGGCCGCCCGCGCGGTTATCTGCGCGCCTTCGGTCTGTCCCGGGTAAACCTGCGAGACCAGGCTCACAACGGATTCCTGCCCGGCGTCCGCAAGTCCTCGTGGTGA
- a CDS encoding DUF4232 domain-containing protein, which translates to MRAIPLTVTALAAALLLTACGGGGSKSGDKNSSGCEIGGVSVQIGSASVAPKAGDTGEIPVSITNQSKPCTLDHFAGVSLNTGKAKTDVPALNGAKAQQLKLAKGDSASFTISYVRGEAGGKNSLAVKSVNITLPGATASRSFPWSYGPVATQPGGTGPNASVSAFQQVGD; encoded by the coding sequence ATGCGCGCCATTCCGCTCACCGTCACGGCCCTCGCCGCCGCCCTGCTGCTCACCGCCTGCGGTGGCGGCGGGAGCAAGAGCGGCGACAAGAACAGCTCGGGCTGCGAGATCGGTGGGGTCTCCGTGCAGATCGGGTCGGCGAGCGTGGCGCCGAAGGCCGGTGACACGGGTGAGATTCCCGTCAGCATCACCAACCAGAGCAAGCCCTGCACCCTGGACCACTTCGCGGGCGTCTCCCTGAACACCGGCAAGGCCAAGACCGACGTGCCGGCGCTCAACGGCGCGAAGGCCCAGCAGCTCAAGCTCGCCAAGGGCGACTCGGCGTCCTTCACCATCAGCTATGTGCGCGGCGAGGCGGGCGGCAAGAACAGCCTGGCCGTGAAGTCCGTGAACATCACCCTCCCCGGCGCCACCGCCTCCCGCAGCTTCCCCTGGTCCTACGGCCCCGTCGCCACCCAGCCCGGCGGCACCGGTCCGAACGCGTCTGTGTCGGCCTTCCAGCAGGTCGGCGACTGA
- a CDS encoding DUF2786 domain-containing protein, whose amino-acid sequence MTSTASNASTVERAFRAALYDDTDTGLDTGASLLAADPAADAELARRGEEFVAAAWQRGWQPADVVRLVRRELQDVHVRLTAALIRAQSDRDRLRGRRWAAQLADLPEGAAREADRFAQATTALQLYRLLLGLPRLEPLEDEPRRAPGPAASRMLARIRALLAKAEATGYPEEAEALSAKAQELMARHSVDEALLAAEAPAPDAPGACRIGVEPPYEQAKAVLLDAVAGANHCRAVWNEPMGFSTVVGFEADLEAVELLYTSLLVQATHAMTKAEATQRAGGRKRTKTFRQSFLAAYAHRVGDRLAAVAETQVTQDLLPVLATREISVTDRLERMFPETTTTRLRGVSDAAGWTEGARAADRAQVRARPRLE is encoded by the coding sequence GTGACCAGCACTGCCAGCAATGCCAGCACTGTCGAGCGAGCCTTTCGGGCCGCTCTCTACGACGACACCGACACCGGGCTCGACACCGGTGCCTCGCTGCTCGCCGCCGACCCCGCCGCGGACGCCGAACTCGCGCGGCGAGGCGAGGAGTTCGTCGCGGCGGCCTGGCAGCGCGGCTGGCAGCCCGCCGATGTCGTACGACTGGTGCGGCGCGAGCTGCAGGACGTGCATGTGCGCCTGACCGCCGCGCTGATCCGCGCGCAGTCTGATCGGGACCGCCTGCGCGGGCGCCGCTGGGCCGCCCAGCTGGCGGATCTGCCCGAGGGCGCCGCCCGCGAGGCCGACCGCTTCGCGCAGGCCACTACCGCGCTGCAGCTGTACCGCCTGCTGCTGGGTCTGCCCAGGCTGGAGCCTCTTGAGGACGAGCCCCGCCGCGCCCCCGGCCCCGCCGCCTCCCGCATGCTCGCCCGGATCCGCGCGCTGCTCGCCAAGGCCGAGGCCACCGGATATCCGGAGGAGGCGGAGGCACTCAGCGCCAAGGCACAGGAGCTGATGGCGCGGCACAGTGTCGACGAGGCGCTGCTCGCCGCGGAGGCGCCCGCGCCGGACGCGCCCGGCGCCTGCCGGATCGGTGTGGAGCCGCCGTACGAACAGGCCAAGGCGGTCCTGCTCGACGCCGTGGCGGGCGCGAACCATTGCCGCGCGGTGTGGAACGAACCGATGGGTTTCTCCACGGTCGTCGGCTTCGAGGCGGACCTGGAGGCGGTCGAGCTGCTCTACACCTCGCTGCTGGTACAGGCCACGCATGCGATGACCAAGGCGGAGGCCACGCAGAGAGCGGGCGGCCGGAAGCGGACCAAGACCTTCCGGCAGTCGTTCCTGGCCGCCTACGCCCACCGCGTGGGCGACCGGCTCGCGGCCGTAGCCGAGACGCAGGTCACGCAAGATCTGCTGCCGGTCCTGGCCACCAGGGAGATATCCGTCACCGACCGCCTGGAGCGCATGTTCCCCGAGACCACCACGACCCGGCTGCGCGGGGTGAGCGACGCGGCCGGGTGGACAGAGGGCGCCCGCGCGGCGGACCGCGCCCAGGTAAGAGCCCGCCCCAGGCTGGAGTGA
- a CDS encoding S41 family peptidase, whose product MTTPAASPASVDDVPAVIEETARLLAANYVFPEVAERLAALLRRRLEEGAYDTADPAELGARVTADLQSENGDPHLRLKFHPERLLENGDQADLPALRREFAASLGGVPRVELLKGGVALLELAPMLFPLAWAAEPLSAALTLVARADTLILDLRDTVGGDPDTVAFVCSHLLEERTHLNTQYWRAGDRYEQFWTLPHVPGARFGGTDPVYVLTSGRTFSAAEELAYNLQQLGRAVIVGETTRGGAHPREGWAVHPHLEASIPVGRAINPISGTNWEGTGVRPDVSCPAGSALDHALDLANAEPAPRA is encoded by the coding sequence ATGACCACGCCCGCAGCGTCACCCGCCTCCGTCGACGACGTGCCCGCCGTCATCGAGGAGACCGCCCGGCTCCTCGCCGCCAACTACGTCTTCCCGGAGGTGGCGGAGCGGCTCGCCGCCCTGCTGCGACGGCGGCTGGAGGAGGGGGCGTACGACACCGCCGATCCGGCGGAACTCGGCGCCCGCGTCACCGCCGACCTGCAGTCGGAGAACGGCGATCCCCATCTGCGCCTGAAATTCCACCCCGAGCGCCTGCTGGAGAACGGGGATCAGGCAGATCTCCCCGCGCTCCGCCGTGAGTTCGCCGCGTCGCTGGGCGGGGTCCCGCGAGTGGAGCTTCTCAAGGGCGGGGTCGCACTGCTCGAACTCGCCCCGATGCTCTTCCCGTTGGCCTGGGCCGCGGAGCCGCTGTCGGCCGCGCTCACACTGGTCGCTCGCGCGGACACGCTGATCCTGGACCTCAGGGACACGGTCGGCGGCGATCCGGACACGGTGGCGTTCGTGTGCAGCCACCTCCTGGAGGAGCGGACCCACCTGAACACCCAGTACTGGCGCGCGGGGGACCGGTACGAGCAGTTCTGGACCCTCCCACACGTCCCGGGCGCCCGCTTCGGCGGTACCGATCCGGTGTACGTCCTGACGAGCGGCCGTACCTTTTCCGCCGCTGAGGAACTCGCGTACAACCTCCAGCAGTTGGGGCGCGCGGTCATCGTGGGCGAGACCACGCGCGGCGGGGCCCATCCGCGCGAGGGCTGGGCGGTGCACCCGCACCTGGAGGCCTCGATCCCGGTCGGCCGCGCGATCAACCCCATCTCGGGCACCAACTGGGAGGGCACCGGCGTACGCCCAGACGTCTCCTGCCCGGCCGGCAGTGCCCTCGACCACGCCCTGGACCTGGCAAACGCCGAACCGGCGCCCCGCGCCTGA
- a CDS encoding ArsR/SmtB family transcription factor produces the protein MTGPEPPDRGADGDVLDISTPEQFAALAHPLRQRLLFALTHEAATISQLAVRLGVAKGSVAHHLKTLHAAGLVHITETRKVRGGTEHYYRRTGRRLRVAEPRTADRAALLNAVAQEVDRSPEDHLLSLRHLRLSPERARRLRATLAELVDGAEEDDTDQPVHGVLVVMYEQERP, from the coding sequence ATGACCGGACCGGAACCGCCCGACCGTGGCGCCGACGGCGACGTGCTGGACATCTCCACGCCCGAGCAGTTCGCCGCGCTCGCCCATCCGCTGCGCCAGCGCCTGCTGTTCGCGCTGACCCACGAGGCCGCCACGATCAGCCAGTTGGCGGTGCGCCTCGGCGTGGCCAAGGGGAGCGTGGCGCACCACCTGAAGACGCTGCACGCGGCCGGGCTCGTGCACATCACCGAGACCCGCAAGGTCCGGGGCGGCACCGAGCACTACTACCGGCGCACCGGACGGCGACTACGGGTCGCCGAACCGCGCACGGCCGACCGGGCGGCCCTGCTGAACGCCGTCGCCCAGGAGGTCGACCGCTCCCCCGAGGACCATCTGCTGAGCCTGCGTCACCTGCGCCTGTCCCCGGAACGGGCCCGGCGGCTGCGCGCGACGCTGGCCGAGCTGGTGGACGGGGCAGAGGAGGACGACACGGACCAGCCGGTGCACGGCGTGCTGGTGGTGATGTACGAGCAGGAGCGCCCCTGA
- a CDS encoding Clp protease N-terminal domain-containing protein, with amino-acid sequence MATNPNITASVRLDDLIEAIKKVHPEPLDQLQDAVIAADHLGDVADHLIGHFVDQARRSGASWTEIGRSMGVTRQAAQKRFVPKESTDLDPNQAFSRYTPRARNVVMAAHNEAVAARNPEGRPEHLVLGLLAEPEGLAAKAITAQGVLLDSVRQAATAALPPASDDVPDLVPYGPDAKKALELTFREALRLGHNYIGTEHILLALLEQENGEGVLNGLGITKAGTETHIARTLSLLTEQKLPGVGDAAADPASSED; translated from the coding sequence ATGGCGACCAACCCGAACATCACGGCATCCGTACGCCTCGACGACCTCATCGAGGCCATCAAGAAGGTTCATCCCGAACCTCTCGACCAGCTCCAGGACGCGGTGATCGCCGCCGATCACCTCGGTGACGTGGCCGACCACCTGATCGGTCACTTCGTCGACCAGGCCCGCCGCTCCGGCGCCTCCTGGACCGAGATCGGCCGGAGCATGGGAGTGACGCGGCAGGCTGCGCAGAAGCGGTTCGTGCCGAAGGAGTCCACCGACCTCGATCCCAACCAGGCCTTCAGCCGCTACACCCCCCGCGCGCGGAACGTGGTCATGGCCGCGCACAACGAGGCGGTGGCGGCCCGCAACCCCGAGGGCCGCCCCGAGCACCTGGTCCTCGGTCTGCTGGCCGAGCCGGAGGGCCTGGCGGCGAAGGCGATCACCGCGCAGGGCGTCCTGCTGGACTCCGTGCGGCAGGCCGCGACCGCCGCGCTCCCGCCCGCCTCGGACGACGTCCCGGACCTCGTCCCCTACGGCCCCGACGCCAAGAAGGCCCTGGAACTCACCTTCCGCGAGGCCCTCCGGCTCGGCCACAACTACATCGGTACCGAGCACATCCTGCTCGCGCTCCTGGAGCAGGAGAACGGCGAGGGCGTCCTCAACGGCCTCGGCATCACCAAGGCCGGGACCGAGACGCACATCGCCAGGACGCTGTCGCTGCTGACGGAGCAGAAGCTGCCGGGGGTCGGCGACGCGGCGGCCGATCCGGCCTCCTCGGAGGACTGA
- a CDS encoding bifunctional 3'-5' exonuclease/DNA polymerase, with amino-acid sequence MTDRWALAPAEDSGVDVAPLGPDGLPAGPVRRESDLAGAVRSRPEVTRWVWRSTPEVYPRLLATGVRVERCYDIEDAETLLLGHEGRHGEPRSAAAALARLRGGPVPPDPPQRSAEPGAQSPLFEATGTRLPLTDLLAVYAGQLRRHERTAHPDRMRLLTAAESAGMLVAAEMNHAGLPWSAEVHRRLLHDLLGERYAGRGEPRRLAELADEVSAAFGRRVRPDLPADVIKAFAQAGIKVRSTRRWEIQSLDHPAVEPLLEYKKLYRIWVAHGWSWLQDWVRDGRFRPEFLAGGTVTGRWVTNGGGGLQIPKVIRRAVVADPGWRLVVADADQMEPRVLAAISRDPGLMEVAGRESDLYQSVSDRAFSGDRGQAKLAVLSAVYGQTSGDGLKNLAALRRRFPKAVAYVDEAARAGEEGRLVRTWLGRTCPPAAGSGEDTAEEAGIPVGEDDTDPQAGGQAGWVPGYASTNSRARGRFARNFVVQGSAADWALLMLAGLRRACAGLKAELVFFQHDEVIVHCPAEEADTVVQAIRASADLAGRLTFGETPVRFPFTTAVVECYADAK; translated from the coding sequence ATGACCGACCGGTGGGCGCTCGCACCGGCCGAGGACTCAGGCGTGGACGTCGCCCCCCTCGGCCCGGACGGGCTGCCCGCCGGGCCGGTGCGGCGGGAGAGCGATCTCGCCGGGGCGGTGCGGAGCCGCCCGGAGGTGACGCGCTGGGTGTGGCGGTCCACCCCCGAGGTCTACCCGCGTCTGCTCGCCACGGGGGTGCGAGTGGAGCGGTGCTACGACATCGAGGACGCCGAGACCCTCCTGCTGGGCCACGAGGGCCGGCACGGCGAGCCACGCTCGGCCGCCGCCGCCCTGGCCCGCCTCCGCGGCGGCCCGGTACCGCCCGACCCGCCCCAGCGCTCGGCCGAACCGGGCGCCCAGTCCCCGCTGTTCGAGGCCACCGGCACCCGCCTGCCGCTGACCGACCTCCTCGCGGTCTACGCCGGACAGCTGCGACGGCACGAGCGGACCGCCCACCCCGACCGGATGCGGCTGCTGACGGCCGCCGAGTCGGCCGGAATGCTGGTGGCAGCCGAGATGAACCACGCGGGCCTGCCGTGGAGCGCCGAGGTCCACCGCCGGCTGCTGCACGACCTACTGGGCGAGCGGTACGCGGGCAGGGGCGAGCCGCGTCGCCTCGCCGAGCTGGCCGACGAGGTGTCGGCCGCCTTCGGCCGTCGGGTCCGCCCCGATCTGCCCGCCGATGTGATCAAGGCCTTCGCCCAGGCCGGGATCAAGGTGCGCTCGACCCGCCGCTGGGAGATCCAGTCCCTCGACCACCCGGCCGTGGAACCGCTCCTGGAGTACAAGAAGCTGTACCGCATCTGGGTGGCGCACGGCTGGTCCTGGCTGCAGGACTGGGTGCGCGACGGCCGCTTCCGCCCCGAGTTCCTCGCCGGCGGCACGGTCACCGGACGCTGGGTGACCAACGGCGGGGGCGGACTGCAGATCCCGAAGGTGATCCGCCGGGCCGTGGTCGCCGACCCCGGCTGGCGGCTGGTGGTGGCCGACGCCGACCAGATGGAGCCGCGCGTGCTCGCTGCGATCTCCCGCGACCCCGGCCTGATGGAGGTGGCCGGCCGCGAGAGCGACCTCTACCAGTCCGTCTCCGACCGCGCTTTCTCCGGCGACCGCGGCCAGGCCAAGCTCGCCGTGCTCAGCGCGGTCTACGGCCAGACCTCCGGCGACGGCCTGAAGAACCTGGCCGCGCTCCGCCGCCGCTTCCCGAAGGCCGTCGCGTACGTCGACGAGGCCGCCCGCGCGGGCGAGGAGGGCCGGCTGGTGCGCACCTGGCTGGGCCGGACCTGCCCGCCGGCGGCCGGGTCCGGCGAGGACACGGCGGAGGAGGCGGGCATCCCGGTCGGCGAGGACGACACCGACCCGCAGGCCGGCGGCCAGGCCGGCTGGGTTCCGGGTTACGCGTCCACCAACTCCCGGGCGCGCGGCCGCTTCGCGCGGAACTTCGTCGTCCAGGGCAGCGCCGCCGACTGGGCGCTGCTGATGCTCGCCGGGCTCCGCCGGGCCTGCGCCGGCCTCAAGGCCGAACTGGTCTTCTTCCAGCACGACGAGGTGATCGTGCACTGTCCCGCCGAGGAGGCCGACACGGTCGTCCAGGCCATCCGCGCCTCGGCCGACCTCGCCGGACGGCTGACCTTCGGCGAGACACCGGTGCGCTTCCCGTTCACGACGGCGGTGGTGGAGTGCTATGCCGATGCCAAGTGA